GCTTGGGCTTGTCCTTGTTGGCCTCGTCGGCCAGCCGGGCGGCCTCCATCTGCAGCTCCATCATCGGTCGCTTAATCTTGCGCTTGAAAACGGGACGCTGCTTGCGGACGGTTATCTGGCAGTCCTGCCAGGCCAGGATGGTCAGCGCCGCCTCCAGGGGCTCCTTGTCACCCAGCTCGGCGTCGAAGAGCTTGCCCTTGGCGAAGCGCAGGATGCCGGTTTCGCCCCAGATCGAGCTGTGAACGTCGATCCGGCAGGTCTTCTGCTCCATCTCGACCATCTGCAGAAAACTCGCCAGGCTGATGCCTTTGAGCTGGCCCTCGCGGCCGGCGGTCTCGGCGGCCTTGACGATCAGCTTGTGCAACTGGTCGATGTCGATGGGTTTCTCGATATAGGCGATTGAATATTCGTCGAAGGCCCGTTCGATCTCCGGCGTACCATAGGCCGTCATCACGATGCAGGGGATATCGGGGTAGTCCTTGACGACGCGGGCGATCAGCTCGAAGCCGTCGAACTTGGGCATTTTCAAATCGGTGACTAGAACGTCGATCGCTTTGTCGCCGAGGATATCCAGCGCCTGGCGTCCGTTGTTGGCGGACTCATAGGTAGTGTCCTCGGTGTACTGCTCCATACCGTCGATGAGGCTCTCCAGGAATGCTTTGTCATCATCGACGATCAAGACTCTTGTCATAGGGGTCACCTCCCGCAGTCATTAACTGCAAGAACCGTGCCAAAAAGAACCTGCAATTTAAAACCGCTCACAGAGCGGTTATAGACTAAGCCATAAATCCATAAGGCCAGCAACTGTTCATTGTGAGCGGGTATAGTTAAGGCCCCGTTCATAATGAACGGGGTCGGGATGCGTGATCAACGCCTTGGGATCGCTGATCACGGTCCGGGGATTCCGCGGCTAATCGTCGTCGGGATATAGCTCCTCGTAAACCGCCCCCAGCTTGGCGCTGGTCTTGCGGGC
Above is a window of Candidatus Coatesbacteria bacterium DNA encoding:
- a CDS encoding response regulator, with amino-acid sequence MTRVLIVDDDKAFLESLIDGMEQYTEDTTYESANNGRQALDILGDKAIDVLVTDLKMPKFDGFELIARVVKDYPDIPCIVMTAYGTPEIERAFDEYSIAYIEKPIDIDQLHKLIVKAAETAGREGQLKGISLASFLQMVEMEQKTCRIDVHSSIWGETGILRFAKGKLFDAELGDKEPLEAALTILAWQDCQITVRKQRPVFKRKIKRPMMELQMEAARLADEANKDKPKPESVLKAESLEEALQIDDLAIEGLDEAPSSTDDEDAAADDSGTKAEDTEKTAPEKTDEKELKQVSENGKRTAIDIEALAEEELRKAMEEMEQLRKRNKDADK